In Candidatus Woesearchaeota archaeon, the DNA window AAGATTGGAGTTTTGCCGCTTTTCTGCATAAAAAAAGGAATGGACTTTTATGTTTTTAATTTCAGAATTCCTTAAGCATCCTTCTTATTACCGGAATCTCCCTTTCAGCGCATTCTCTTCCAAGAGCTATTGCCTCCCTGCCTTTCAAAAAGTCAAAGCTTGAAATCCCTGAAAATTTCGGGCTTATCATAAGGTCTGAATTTTTCTCATAATTGCAGTTTCTTTTTGGAAAATTCAGGATGAGGGAATCTGCAACTATTCTTACTGCGCTGTATCTTTCATGAAACTTTTTCTTTTTCAAATTGATTACCGGCTTGTTTTTACTCCTCAGTTCTGCAATCCTGTTTTCAGAATAATACTTTCTTATCTTTGCTGCGTTTTCCCTTTCAATCCTGATTTTTTCAAACTTCTCGGCAAAAAATTCCCCCCTGTTTATTATCCTGGTAGATGCAGGAAGCATACCCTCGTATCCTGTTACATTCACTCCGATAACTATATCCGCGCCCAAAGAGGGAAGAATATCCACCGGAACCTTGTTAAGAATTCCTCCGTCAGCAAGAAGCATTCCCCTGTATTTTACAGGAGCGAATATCCCGGGGTATGAGCAGCTTGCAACAATCGCCTTTGCAATATCGCCCTTCCTGAAAACAAACTGCTTTCCCTTTCTTATGTCTGTTGCATTTATTGCAAGGGGAATTTTCAAATCCTCAAACTTCTTTCCAAGAGTTATTTTCTCCAGCCACTCCTCCAGCCGTTTTCCTCCAAGAACGCCCTGCAAGAAAACAGGGTCAAGCATTGAAAAAATCTCTTTCCTGGTGACATTTATTATGAAATTTTCCAGTTCTCTTATTGTCCCGCAGCAGTATGATGCCGCAACAACTGAACCTGCGCTTGTTCCAGAAACTGCATCAATTTTAATCCTGTGCCTGCGCAGAGCTTTTAATACGCCAATGTGTATTGTCCCTCTTGCCCCGCCCCCTCCAAGTGCAATCCCGAGCTTATGCTTCAAATTAATCACAGATTTCCCTAAAGTCACTCCTGAAGCCCAGTGCATTTCAATGAAACATTCCTGCAGGCTTCGCAAACATACCTGTCATACTTTGCGTTGCCGCTTCTTATGCTTCCCTGCTTAATCATCGGGGAGCCGCACTTTTCGCACTTGAGTATTTTTGCCATAAAGGTAAATGTTTTGTTTGTAATATTTAATACTTTTCCTGTATTAGCCACCTAAAAATTTTCTGTTTTTTTCGTGTGTAGAAACATTTAAAAACAGTCTGCCGATTATTTATTCTGCGCCGAGGTCGCATAGCCTGGTATTGCGAAGGATTGCTAATCCTTTGCCCGAAAGGGCCCAAGGGTTCAAAGCACTTTCATAAAAAAGGCAAAAGCTTGCTTTATGTGTGTGAAAGTCCCTTCCTCGGCGCCTCATTTTTTAGGGAGAAAATGGAGGAGAAGAGCCTGATTGAATATGTGACTGCAAACATAAGCTTTTTTCCAAAGAGCACAAAAAGCCAGAGTGTTTCGCTGAGCATAAAAAACAACTCAAAAATAACAGACTGCTGCATACTCTTCAGGTGGATAAGCCCTTCTGAAGGGCGGCTTTTTTACGAGATAAACGCCGAGGTGGTTTCAAACAGGAATGCTCCCGAAATCAAAAGCAAAGTTCCGTTTCCCATAATTGCACTGAATGAAGATATGGACAAATATGTTGAAAATACAACAACAATAAATTTTGATGCAAAAATAAGGGATTATGCTTCAGAAATTGCTGAGGGAAGCGGAAATCTCTTTGAAGCAACAAGCAGGCTTGCATTTTGGGTTTACAAAAATGTGAAATATGACCTTTCTTATGGAAACGAAGTTAAGGATGCGAAATGGGTTTTTGAAAACAAAAAAGGGACATGCGATGAGATGGCTTCACTATTCATTGCAATGTGCAGGAGCATTGGAATACCTGCAAGGTATGCAAGCGGAATTGCCTATTCAAACATTCCTGAAATACCTGGATTTGGAAACCACGGCTGGGCAGAGGTTTATTTCCCAAACTACGGCTGGATTCCTTTTGACCCCACATACGGGCAGTTCGGATACACTGATGCATCGCACATTAAATTCATAGATTCAGAAGACACTCTTATAAGCCCGATAAGGTATTCCTGGAAGGGATATGGCTTCAATGTAAACGCCTCAGAATTGAAAACAGATGCAGAAGTGCTTAATGCGTCTGAAGAGCCAATTCCCTTAATAATTTCAACATCTGCATTCAGCCAGATCATGGACATTGATTCCTTCAATCTCATAATTGCAGAAGTTTACAACCCAACTGAACATTACGCAAATGCCATTGTCAGGATATCTGAAAGTGAAGGGCTGGAACTTTTAAGTGAAAAAGCACAGCATCTTGTCCTTTCACCTTATGAAGCAAAAAAGGCATTTTTCATTGTTCGGGGAAAGGAACTTGAAAGCGATTCCATTTACACAATTCCTGTTGTTGTTTATTCCGGAAGCCACAGTTCTGAGATAGTGCTTACTGCAATGAATGAAAACCCCGTTTTTTCCTATGAAGAGGTTTTTAATGAAATTGAGAAAAACAGGATTGAAGGAGAAACTGAATATTCTGGAGATGTTATTTTCAGCTGCGGAAAAAATGAATTTTATCAGAATGAAAGCGGAAATTTCAACTGCACATTCAGGAATGCGATGAACAAACCGCTGAAGAACCTTAATATGTGCATTGGAAAAAACTGCAGTATTGCCAACCTTGCAATATTGGAAGAGCAGACATTTGAATTCACTATAAATTCTTCAAAAACCGGGAGAAAGAAGGCAGTTATTGCAATA includes these proteins:
- a CDS encoding patatin-like phospholipase family protein; protein product: MHWASGVTLGKSVINLKHKLGIALGGGGARGTIHIGVLKALRRHRIKIDAVSGTSAGSVVAASYCCGTIRELENFIINVTRKEIFSMLDPVFLQGVLGGKRLEEWLEKITLGKKFEDLKIPLAINATDIRKGKQFVFRKGDIAKAIVASCSYPGIFAPVKYRGMLLADGGILNKVPVDILPSLGADIVIGVNVTGYEGMLPASTRIINRGEFFAEKFEKIRIERENAAKIRKYYSENRIAELRSKNKPVINLKKKKFHERYSAVRIVADSLILNFPKRNCNYEKNSDLMISPKFSGISSFDFLKGREAIALGRECAEREIPVIRRMLKEF
- a CDS encoding recombinase zinc beta ribbon domain-containing protein, with amino-acid sequence MAKILKCEKCGSPMIKQGSIRSGNAKYDRYVCEACRNVSLKCTGLQE
- a CDS encoding transglutaminase-like domain-containing protein, with protein sequence MEEKSLIEYVTANISFFPKSTKSQSVSLSIKNNSKITDCCILFRWISPSEGRLFYEINAEVVSNRNAPEIKSKVPFPIIALNEDMDKYVENTTTINFDAKIRDYASEIAEGSGNLFEATSRLAFWVYKNVKYDLSYGNEVKDAKWVFENKKGTCDEMASLFIAMCRSIGIPARYASGIAYSNIPEIPGFGNHGWAEVYFPNYGWIPFDPTYGQFGYTDASHIKFIDSEDTLISPIRYSWKGYGFNVNASELKTDAEVLNASEEPIPLIISTSAFSQIMDIDSFNLIIAEVYNPTEHYANAIVRISESEGLELLSEKAQHLVLSPYEAKKAFFIVRGKELESDSIYTIPVVVYSGSHSSEIVLTAMNENPVFSYEEVFNEIEKNRIEGETEYSGDVIFSCGKNEFYQNESGNFNCTFRNAMNKPLKNLNMCIGKNCSIANLAILEEQTFEFTINSSKTGRKKAVIAITNSDISLSKIFDYQIIEKPKARIRNIEYSNTVYSWEIFSVNFTVERTFGEPKNITISLEPAGITEIAYSENVEKEIPVIAEINPKNLKPGLNYIRIIVKFADDYGKNYSESKEIEINIRGGIMHWIRFSLYKIEDFIRGIF